From Segatella copri, the proteins below share one genomic window:
- the bglX gene encoding beta-glucosidase BglX, with the protein MRTALLSLTFLLAGSMAAPAFAHTAAPKKKVTATTKKGKILPMKEYIDQLMAKMTLQEKIGQLNLMVAGDITTGGALDTQVGSDIAQGNMGGVFNIKGLDKIKALQEIAIKNSRLGIPLLVGMDVIHGYETMFPIPLALSCSWDTEAMKKVGEVSAKEASADGINWTFSPMVDIALDARWGRISEGNGEDPYLSGVMGAAMTQGYQGVDMRTEEILRANRIMACLKHFALYGGVESGKEYNTVDMSRMRMMNQYLPPYEAVVKAGVGSVMSSFNLIDYIPATANKWMMTDVLRKQWGFNGFVVTDYASIAEILQHGTAKDIKEASEQALKAGTDMDMCSNAFVKHLAKSIAEGKVSEEDVNIACRRILEAKYKLGLFSDPYRYCNTKRSKSEIYTAENRQAARDVAAETFVLLKNEGNILPLKKEGKIALIGPLADTRNNIAGTWSVAQVPSKYTTIKEAMEHALAGKATLLYAQGSNIWRNKELQQNGESGNPINWGNEAEMKAEALKIAKEADVIVCAMGESAEMSGECGSRTNLEMPDVQRELLAELLKTGKPVVLLNFAGRPMVLTWEKAHVPAIMNVWFGGSEMGDALCDVIFGDKSPSGKLTTSMPKTTGQEPLYYNHQNTGRPVADDNEKFAKFASNCLDVSNGPLYPFGYGLSYTNFSYSDFRLSSQEAGISNEEATEWQDGKKITASVTVKNNGSRDADEIVQLYIRDMVASISRPVKELKGFQRIHLAAGESKEVSFDITPDMLKFYNADLKHVIEPGDFQIMIGTNSKDVKTLKLNVK; encoded by the coding sequence ATGAGAACAGCACTTTTATCACTCACGTTTCTTTTGGCTGGTTCTATGGCAGCACCTGCTTTCGCCCATACCGCGGCCCCTAAGAAAAAAGTAACTGCCACAACCAAGAAAGGCAAGATTCTACCCATGAAGGAGTATATCGACCAACTGATGGCGAAGATGACGCTACAGGAAAAGATTGGTCAGCTGAACCTGATGGTAGCTGGCGACATCACCACCGGCGGCGCACTTGATACTCAGGTAGGCAGCGATATCGCCCAGGGCAACATGGGCGGAGTTTTCAACATCAAAGGGCTCGACAAGATCAAGGCTCTGCAGGAAATCGCCATCAAGAACAGCCGTCTGGGCATCCCGCTGCTCGTAGGTATGGACGTAATTCATGGTTACGAGACGATGTTCCCTATCCCTCTCGCCCTCTCCTGCTCATGGGATACCGAAGCGATGAAGAAGGTAGGCGAAGTATCGGCCAAGGAAGCCAGTGCCGACGGTATCAACTGGACATTCTCTCCTATGGTAGACATCGCACTCGATGCCCGCTGGGGACGAATAAGCGAAGGAAATGGCGAGGATCCTTATCTGAGCGGCGTGATGGGAGCAGCGATGACTCAGGGCTACCAGGGCGTGGATATGCGCACAGAAGAGATTCTGAGAGCCAACCGCATCATGGCCTGTCTGAAGCATTTTGCCCTGTACGGAGGCGTTGAGAGCGGAAAGGAATATAACACGGTAGATATGAGCCGCATGCGCATGATGAACCAGTATCTGCCACCTTACGAGGCAGTGGTGAAGGCTGGCGTAGGCAGCGTGATGTCTTCATTCAATCTCATCGACTACATACCTGCTACAGCCAACAAATGGATGATGACCGATGTCTTGAGAAAGCAATGGGGATTCAACGGTTTCGTGGTTACCGATTACGCTTCTATCGCCGAGATTCTGCAGCACGGAACGGCAAAAGACATCAAGGAGGCATCAGAACAGGCGCTGAAGGCGGGTACCGATATGGACATGTGCTCCAACGCCTTCGTAAAGCATCTGGCTAAGAGCATAGCAGAAGGAAAGGTGAGCGAGGAGGATGTGAATATCGCCTGCCGCCGCATCCTGGAAGCGAAATATAAACTGGGGCTGTTCAGCGACCCTTACCGCTACTGCAACACCAAGCGCAGCAAGAGCGAGATTTATACCGCAGAGAACCGTCAGGCAGCCCGCGATGTAGCAGCAGAGACCTTCGTGCTTCTGAAGAACGAAGGCAATATCCTGCCACTGAAGAAGGAAGGAAAGATAGCCCTGATAGGTCCGCTTGCCGACACCCGAAACAACATAGCCGGTACATGGAGCGTGGCTCAGGTACCATCTAAATATACCACCATCAAGGAGGCAATGGAGCATGCCCTTGCCGGAAAAGCCACCTTATTATATGCCCAGGGAAGCAATATCTGGCGCAATAAGGAGCTGCAGCAAAACGGCGAATCCGGCAACCCAATCAACTGGGGCAACGAGGCTGAGATGAAGGCTGAAGCGCTGAAGATAGCTAAAGAGGCAGATGTAATAGTATGTGCTATGGGCGAAAGTGCCGAGATGAGTGGCGAATGCGGTAGCCGTACCAACCTGGAGATGCCGGACGTACAGCGCGAACTGCTTGCCGAACTCCTGAAGACGGGCAAGCCTGTAGTGCTCCTCAACTTTGCAGGCCGTCCTATGGTTCTTACTTGGGAGAAAGCCCATGTACCAGCCATCATGAATGTATGGTTTGGAGGTTCAGAGATGGGCGATGCACTCTGCGATGTCATCTTTGGCGACAAATCGCCATCGGGTAAGCTCACTACTTCGATGCCTAAGACCACCGGTCAGGAGCCTCTCTACTACAACCATCAGAACACCGGTCGCCCTGTAGCAGACGATAATGAGAAGTTTGCCAAGTTTGCCAGCAACTGCCTGGATGTAAGCAATGGTCCGCTCTATCCTTTCGGTTACGGCTTGAGCTATACCAACTTTTCGTACAGCGACTTCCGCCTGAGCAGCCAGGAGGCCGGCATCAGCAATGAGGAGGCTACCGAATGGCAGGATGGCAAGAAGATTACAGCTAGCGTCACCGTTAAGAACAATGGCTCCCGCGATGCCGACGAGATTGTGCAGCTCTACATACGTGACATGGTAGCCAGCATCTCCCGCCCTGTAAAGGAACTGAAAGGTTTCCAGCGCATCCATCTGGCAGCAGGTGAGAGCAAGGAGGTAAGTTTTGATATCACCCCAGATATGCTCAAGTTCTACAATGCAGATCTGAAGCACGTGATAGAACCTGGCGACTTCCAGATTATGATAGGAACCAACAGCAAGGATGTAAAGACATTGAAACTGAACGTGAAATAA
- a CDS encoding DUF4923 family protein codes for MKKVFLLAALVLACTAGSNASAMNEAALNASMSEMMPVKKTTKKTTKKTSKKTTTKKTSTKKTTSAASNTTAATTTTATTAATATSNAAASTSTTSNAGSAIAGILGAVMGGSSNSSSSAGSSIINGILNNVIGSGTFSKKDLCAHTWKYSKPGCAFTSENLLAQAGGEIAANKVEEKLGEYYSKFGFSGSNTYFTFNTDGTFAAKIDGKSWQGNYTFDEKTHAIQMKGLLLSMSGYATKTTNGISLLFDQKKLLNLIKTMSALKGSSTLSAIGTIANNYDGMRVGFEMTK; via the coding sequence ATGAAAAAGGTATTTCTTTTGGCTGCCCTCGTGCTCGCATGCACAGCTGGCAGCAACGCAAGCGCTATGAACGAGGCAGCGCTCAATGCCTCAATGTCTGAGATGATGCCGGTTAAGAAAACGACTAAGAAGACAACAAAGAAGACTTCTAAGAAGACTACGACCAAGAAGACTTCTACAAAGAAAACAACTTCTGCAGCATCTAACACTACAGCAGCGACAACAACAACTGCAACAACTGCTGCAACAGCAACCAGCAATGCCGCCGCTTCTACCAGTACAACCAGCAATGCAGGCTCTGCCATAGCTGGTATCTTGGGTGCTGTGATGGGCGGAAGCTCTAACAGCAGCAGCTCTGCAGGTAGCAGCATTATCAATGGTATTCTGAATAATGTAATCGGTTCAGGTACCTTCAGCAAGAAGGATCTCTGTGCCCATACCTGGAAGTACAGCAAGCCAGGATGCGCCTTTACTTCAGAGAATCTCCTGGCACAGGCTGGCGGTGAGATTGCTGCCAACAAGGTAGAGGAGAAGTTGGGTGAGTATTACAGCAAGTTTGGTTTCAGCGGCTCAAATACCTATTTTACCTTCAATACGGATGGCACTTTCGCAGCCAAGATAGATGGCAAGTCATGGCAGGGCAATTATACTTTTGATGAGAAGACTCATGCCATTCAGATGAAGGGCTTGCTCTTGAGTATGTCGGGCTATGCTACGAAGACTACCAACGGCATCAGCCTGCTCTTCGACCAGAAGAAGTTGCTCAACCTCATCAAGACCATGAGTGCCCTCAAGGGTAGTTCTACCCTCAGCGCTATCGGTACTATCGCCAATAATTACGATGGTATGCGTGTAGGTTTCGAGATGACTAAGTAA
- a CDS encoding M16 family metallopeptidase, with protein MKLRKIFAAVVLFLSAGTAMAQQMPAIPVDKNVKIGRLDNGLTYYIRHNSYPEHVASFYIAQKVGSINENDDQRGLAHLLEHLAFNGTDHFKGNSLQDYLQSIGVQYGRNLNAYTAVEKTVYYFTDVPTTRTTAVDSCMLILKDWSNGISLTEDAIESERDVVHNEYRMRIVGQQRMIERSLPKLYQGEKYGYRFPIGLMSVIDGCKPETLRAYYRKWYRPDNQAIIIVGDVDVNHIEAKIKELFSGIKVPKNAAKIEKVQVSDNDSAIYVIDKDKEQQVDLFQIYMKHNAVPDSLKSNMSYLLKGYMDNVISSMIAARYAEKSLEPDCPYLQANAGDGSYLISSTKDAFTLTGVAKPGKIKEAYAAVLREAQRMHEFGFTATEYQRAKDEFMSQVDKALANKDKMKNEQFTTQYVDNFTSNEPIPSVEEESQIWKMVVPNLPLEVINSYAKQLVCQSDTNLVSLVMMREQPEAVYPTEQELSAIVKQVRAEKLEAYVDNVKQEPLIAQAPKAGKIKKTVENKKLGFKELTLSNGAKVVLKKTDFKDNEIAFAASANVGYSTFGKEDFLNATFAADVLDASGLGDFSSNELDKALAGKQAGVSFSLSPFNHGLKGNSTPKDIETLMQLIYLKMTAVSKDQKSFDNMKSMMATVLANKSNNPGLVYQDSVQSTLYLGSKLARVPEASDIKDINYDRILEIGKQFYGNAKDFTFYFVGNYDEKTLLPLIEQYIASLPNNGFKLKNKQIPYATGKVSNIFTKAMENPQNQATEIWYTKAPFTLQYMVLADVSARLLEMKYLRTIREELSAAYHAGANYGLLRDYDNKAAISITAVAQLNPEKSDIAIPYFFKGMDETIAQPDAEDLQKVKEILLKQAAVSEKSNGYWLGALSTYERMGVDTHSDYKEMVKNLKASEISDFLKNVILKSGNHFEIIMKAVKNEK; from the coding sequence ATGAAACTAAGAAAGATTTTTGCAGCAGTTGTGCTGTTCCTTTCTGCAGGTACAGCGATGGCACAGCAGATGCCAGCTATTCCGGTAGACAAGAATGTGAAGATAGGTCGTCTTGATAATGGATTGACTTACTACATTCGTCACAACAGTTATCCTGAGCATGTAGCCAGTTTCTACATCGCACAGAAAGTGGGTTCTATCAATGAGAATGATGACCAGCGCGGTTTGGCTCACCTCTTGGAGCACCTTGCCTTCAATGGTACCGACCATTTCAAGGGTAACTCTTTGCAGGACTATCTGCAGAGCATCGGTGTGCAGTATGGCCGTAATCTCAACGCCTATACAGCAGTAGAGAAGACAGTTTATTACTTCACAGATGTTCCTACTACCCGTACAACAGCGGTAGACTCATGTATGCTTATCCTCAAGGACTGGAGTAATGGTATCAGTCTTACTGAAGATGCTATCGAGAGCGAGCGTGATGTGGTACACAATGAATACCGTATGCGTATCGTAGGTCAGCAGCGCATGATAGAGCGTTCACTTCCTAAGCTCTATCAGGGCGAAAAGTATGGCTACCGTTTCCCTATCGGTTTGATGAGCGTTATCGATGGCTGTAAGCCAGAAACTCTCCGTGCTTACTACCGCAAATGGTATCGCCCAGACAATCAGGCTATTATCATCGTGGGTGATGTAGATGTAAATCATATCGAAGCTAAGATTAAGGAACTCTTCTCAGGTATCAAGGTACCTAAGAATGCCGCTAAGATAGAGAAGGTACAAGTATCTGATAATGATTCAGCCATCTATGTTATCGACAAAGATAAGGAGCAGCAGGTTGATCTCTTCCAGATTTATATGAAGCACAATGCTGTGCCTGATTCTCTGAAGAGCAACATGAGCTATCTCCTGAAGGGATACATGGATAACGTGATTTCTTCTATGATTGCTGCGCGTTATGCAGAGAAGTCATTGGAGCCAGACTGTCCATATCTCCAGGCAAATGCCGGTGATGGTTCATACCTGATTTCAAGCACTAAGGATGCTTTCACCCTTACCGGTGTTGCTAAGCCAGGAAAGATTAAGGAGGCTTATGCTGCTGTTCTCCGCGAGGCACAGCGTATGCATGAGTTCGGTTTCACAGCTACTGAGTATCAGCGTGCCAAGGATGAATTCATGAGCCAGGTTGACAAGGCGCTTGCCAACAAGGATAAGATGAAGAACGAGCAGTTTACCACCCAGTATGTGGATAACTTCACTTCTAACGAGCCTATTCCATCAGTAGAAGAGGAGAGCCAGATCTGGAAGATGGTAGTTCCAAACTTGCCTCTTGAGGTTATCAACAGCTATGCCAAGCAGTTGGTTTGCCAGAGCGATACTAACCTTGTATCATTGGTTATGATGCGCGAGCAGCCTGAGGCCGTTTATCCTACCGAGCAGGAACTCTCTGCCATCGTAAAGCAGGTACGTGCTGAGAAGCTCGAGGCTTATGTGGATAATGTTAAGCAGGAACCTCTCATCGCTCAGGCTCCTAAGGCTGGTAAGATTAAGAAGACTGTCGAGAACAAGAAGTTGGGCTTCAAGGAGTTGACTCTTTCTAATGGCGCTAAGGTGGTATTGAAGAAGACTGATTTCAAGGACAATGAGATTGCTTTCGCAGCTTCAGCCAATGTAGGCTATTCTACTTTCGGCAAGGAAGACTTCCTGAATGCTACATTTGCAGCAGATGTGCTCGATGCCAGTGGTCTTGGCGATTTCTCAAGCAATGAGCTTGATAAGGCTTTGGCTGGTAAGCAGGCTGGCGTTTCGTTCAGCTTGAGTCCTTTCAATCATGGTTTGAAGGGTAATTCTACTCCTAAGGACATCGAAACCCTGATGCAGCTCATCTATCTCAAGATGACCGCAGTAAGCAAGGATCAGAAGAGCTTCGACAATATGAAGAGTATGATGGCTACTGTTCTTGCCAACAAGAGCAACAACCCAGGCCTCGTATATCAGGATTCTGTACAGAGCACCCTCTATTTGGGTAGCAAACTTGCCCGTGTGCCAGAGGCAAGCGATATAAAGGATATCAACTACGACCGTATCCTGGAGATTGGTAAGCAGTTCTACGGCAATGCCAAGGACTTCACCTTCTATTTCGTAGGTAACTATGATGAGAAGACTCTCCTCCCACTCATCGAGCAGTATATTGCCAGTCTGCCAAACAATGGCTTCAAGCTGAAGAACAAGCAGATTCCTTATGCTACGGGTAAGGTAAGCAATATCTTTACCAAGGCAATGGAGAACCCACAGAACCAGGCAACAGAAATTTGGTATACCAAGGCTCCATTCACCTTGCAGTATATGGTTCTTGCTGATGTTTCAGCCCGCCTTTTGGAGATGAAGTATTTGCGTACTATCCGTGAGGAACTCAGCGCTGCTTATCATGCAGGTGCAAACTATGGTTTGCTTCGCGATTATGATAACAAGGCTGCCATCTCTATTACAGCCGTAGCTCAGCTGAACCCAGAGAAGTCGGATATCGCTATTCCTTACTTCTTCAAGGGTATGGATGAGACCATCGCCCAGCCAGATGCAGAAGACCTTCAGAAGGTGAAGGAGATTCTCCTGAAGCAGGCTGCTGTAAGCGAGAAGTCTAACGGTTATTGGCTTGGTGCATTGAGCACATACGAGCGTATGGGTGTTGATACTCATAGCGATTACAAGGAGATGGTGAAGAATCTGAAGGCATCTGAGATTTCAGACTTCCTGAAGAATGTCATCTTGAAGAGTGGTAATCACTTTGAAATCATCATGAAGGCAGTGAAGAACGAGAAGTAA
- a CDS encoding MATE family efflux transporter yields the protein MLYSKKTDYLMESIRLGREMDRREKLNLIVGLSIPSMLAQISTVMMFFIDASMVGHLGAEASASIGLIESTTWLIGSLLSAAATGFSVQVAHFIGANDFVNARQVFRHALICGVAFSIFVSLLCVGIHSYLPYWLGGGADIATNSSRYFLIYGLVLPFVFLYHISEMMLKSAGNMHTPSVMAVLICICDVVFNYLFIYILKLGVVGAALGTAMAYVCISLPNLYIAGFKNKILNLRQDHVRFRWVRSYVHNACKISIPIAIQNILMSGAQIVSTMIVAPLGNIAIASHSFAITAESLCYMPGYGIGDAATTLVGQTHGAGRVGLCKNFAYMTVGLGMAVMAVMGVVMYVFAPEMIGVLSPVESIREMGTICLRIEAFAEPFFAASIVTYCVCVGAGDTRKPAMINLGTMWLVRLTLAYALSKSYGLEGVWIAMATELTFRGILFLIRLFRGSWMKSFHVG from the coding sequence ATGCTTTATAGCAAGAAGACAGATTATTTGATGGAGTCGATTCGCCTGGGTAGGGAGATGGATCGGCGCGAGAAACTCAATCTTATTGTAGGGTTGAGTATACCTTCTATGCTGGCTCAGATTTCTACGGTGATGATGTTCTTCATCGATGCTTCTATGGTGGGCCATCTGGGAGCAGAGGCTTCTGCCAGTATCGGATTGATAGAGTCAACTACCTGGCTTATTGGTAGTTTGCTCAGTGCAGCGGCTACTGGATTTTCAGTACAGGTAGCTCATTTTATCGGAGCTAATGATTTTGTAAATGCCCGTCAGGTGTTTCGCCATGCGCTGATTTGCGGTGTGGCGTTCAGCATTTTTGTTTCTCTTCTCTGTGTCGGCATTCATTCTTATCTGCCTTATTGGCTGGGTGGAGGTGCTGATATTGCCACCAATTCCTCTCGCTATTTTCTGATATATGGTCTGGTACTTCCATTCGTTTTCCTTTATCATATATCCGAGATGATGCTGAAATCGGCGGGCAATATGCATACGCCTAGTGTGATGGCAGTATTGATCTGCATCTGCGATGTGGTGTTCAATTATCTGTTTATCTATATCCTGAAATTGGGTGTTGTGGGGGCTGCCTTAGGAACGGCGATGGCTTATGTCTGCATCTCTCTGCCTAATCTTTATATTGCAGGTTTCAAAAATAAGATACTGAATCTCCGTCAGGACCATGTCCGTTTCCGTTGGGTCAGGTCGTATGTTCATAATGCCTGTAAAATCAGCATTCCGATAGCCATACAGAACATATTGATGAGCGGGGCGCAGATAGTGAGTACCATGATTGTGGCACCTCTTGGCAATATAGCCATTGCTTCCCATTCTTTTGCTATTACTGCTGAGAGTCTTTGCTATATGCCGGGTTATGGTATTGGTGATGCGGCTACTACTCTGGTGGGACAGACGCATGGAGCAGGGCGAGTAGGTTTGTGCAAGAATTTTGCTTATATGACAGTAGGACTTGGAATGGCAGTGATGGCTGTGATGGGAGTGGTGATGTATGTCTTTGCTCCTGAGATGATTGGCGTTCTTTCTCCGGTAGAAAGTATCCGTGAGATGGGAACCATCTGTTTGCGTATCGAGGCTTTTGCTGAACCATTCTTTGCAGCCAGCATCGTGACCTACTGTGTTTGTGTAGGAGCGGGCGATACCAGAAAACCGGCGATGATCAATCTCGGTACCATGTGGCTGGTGCGCCTTACCCTGGCCTATGCTCTTTCCAAGAGCTATGGCTTGGAGGGAGTATGGATAGCGATGGCTACCGAACTCACATTCAGGGGAATCCTCTTCCTTATCCGCCTCTTCAGAGGTTCATGGATGAAGAGTTTTCATGTAGGTTAG
- a CDS encoding FKBP-type peptidyl-prolyl cis-trans isomerase, whose protein sequence is MNLKSLKYFFFLMMAVITLSSCSEDDDNVSEYANWQERNEQAFADTLAYARKMGEANGWYVYKNWTFENQTPNKDQNGNLATLTYKDCDNIIVHVLKKGEGTTSPILTDSVQVSYRGRFIPTDNYKEGYVFDQSFTGTFDAATANPTRSVAGGFIDGFTTALLKMHPGDHWQVFIPYQLAYGASGNSSIQGYSMLRFEMVLKSYKRASGKKWITK, encoded by the coding sequence ATGAATCTTAAGAGTTTGAAATATTTCTTCTTCCTCATGATGGCAGTGATCACGCTGTCATCATGCAGCGAAGATGATGATAATGTCTCGGAATATGCCAACTGGCAGGAGCGTAACGAGCAGGCTTTTGCCGATACATTGGCTTATGCCAGAAAGATGGGTGAAGCTAACGGCTGGTACGTTTATAAGAACTGGACGTTCGAAAACCAGACTCCGAACAAAGATCAGAATGGTAATTTAGCGACCCTTACTTATAAGGATTGCGATAATATCATCGTTCATGTTCTGAAGAAGGGAGAGGGTACAACTTCTCCAATCCTTACCGATTCGGTACAGGTGAGCTATCGTGGTCGTTTCATTCCTACTGATAATTATAAGGAAGGTTACGTCTTCGACCAGAGTTTTACGGGTACTTTTGACGCAGCTACAGCTAATCCTACCCGTAGTGTAGCCGGTGGATTTATCGATGGCTTTACCACCGCATTGCTCAAGATGCATCCGGGCGATCATTGGCAGGTGTTCATTCCATACCAGCTGGCTTATGGAGCGAGCGGTAATTCTTCAATCCAAGGCTATTCAATGCTCCGTTTTGAGATGGTGCTCAAGAGTTATAAGAGAGCTTCTGGCAAGAAGTGGATTACTAAATAA
- a CDS encoding glycine--tRNA ligase, translating to MAQEDVFKKIVSHCKEYGFVFPSSEIYDGLAAVYDYGQNGVELKNNIKQYWWQSMVLLHENIVGLDAAIFMHPTVWKASGHVDAFNDPLIDNRDSKKRYRADVLIEDHMAKYEEKIAKEIAKAQKRFGDSFDEAQFRATNPRVLENQKKFDDLHARYTEAMQGPNLEMLKQIIEDEGIVCPISGTKNWTDVRQFNLMFSTQMGAASDATSKVYLRPETAQGIFVDYLSVQKTGRMKLPFGICQIGKAFRNEVVARQFVFRMREFEQMEMQFFCQPGTEMKWFEYWKKVRLAWHEALGMGNENYRYHDHEKLAHYANAATDIEFKMPFGFKEVEGIHSRTNFDLSQHEKYSGRSIKYFDPEKNESYVPYDVETSIGVDRMFLSVMCHSYCEEKLENGETRVVLRLPEALAPVKCAVFPLDKKYGLPELAHEIVDELKFHFNTHYGDPKDSIGKRYRRQDAIGTPFCITVDHETPNDHKVTLRYRDTMEQERVAISDLRSIIEERVSITSVLKKLGKEIKNF from the coding sequence ATGGCACAGGAAGATGTTTTTAAGAAAATTGTAAGCCATTGCAAGGAATATGGCTTCGTGTTCCCAAGTAGTGAAATTTATGATGGCTTGGCTGCCGTTTATGACTATGGTCAGAATGGTGTTGAGCTCAAAAACAATATTAAGCAGTACTGGTGGCAGAGTATGGTGTTGTTGCACGAGAACATTGTTGGTCTCGATGCAGCTATCTTCATGCACCCTACAGTATGGAAGGCATCTGGACACGTAGATGCTTTCAATGACCCATTGATTGATAACCGCGATTCAAAGAAGCGTTATCGTGCCGATGTGCTTATCGAGGATCACATGGCTAAGTATGAGGAGAAGATTGCCAAGGAGATTGCCAAGGCTCAGAAGCGCTTCGGCGATAGCTTCGATGAGGCTCAGTTCCGCGCTACCAACCCTCGCGTTCTGGAGAACCAGAAGAAGTTTGATGACCTCCATGCCCGCTATACTGAGGCTATGCAGGGTCCTAACCTCGAGATGCTGAAGCAGATTATCGAGGACGAGGGTATCGTTTGCCCTATCAGCGGTACCAAGAACTGGACAGACGTTCGTCAGTTCAACCTGATGTTCTCTACCCAGATGGGTGCGGCAAGCGATGCTACAAGCAAGGTATATCTGCGTCCTGAGACAGCTCAGGGTATCTTCGTAGATTATCTGAGCGTTCAGAAGACCGGCCGTATGAAGTTGCCATTCGGTATCTGCCAGATTGGTAAGGCATTCCGCAACGAGGTGGTTGCCCGTCAGTTCGTATTCCGTATGCGTGAGTTCGAGCAGATGGAGATGCAGTTCTTCTGCCAGCCTGGTACTGAGATGAAGTGGTTTGAATATTGGAAGAAGGTTCGTCTGGCTTGGCACGAGGCTCTCGGTATGGGTAATGAGAACTACCGTTACCACGACCACGAGAAGCTGGCTCACTATGCCAACGCTGCTACCGACATCGAGTTCAAGATGCCATTCGGTTTCAAGGAGGTAGAGGGTATCCACAGCCGTACCAATTTCGACCTTTCTCAGCACGAGAAGTACAGCGGCCGTTCTATCAAGTACTTCGATCCAGAGAAGAACGAGAGCTATGTACCTTACGATGTAGAGACATCTATCGGTGTAGACCGTATGTTCCTCAGCGTAATGTGCCACTCTTACTGCGAGGAGAAGCTTGAGAATGGCGAGACACGTGTTGTTTTGCGTTTGCCAGAGGCTTTGGCACCTGTTAAGTGTGCTGTGTTCCCATTGGATAAGAAGTATGGTTTGCCAGAGTTGGCTCACGAAATCGTTGACGAACTGAAGTTCCACTTCAATACTCACTATGGCGATCCTAAGGATTCTATCGGTAAGCGTTATCGCCGTCAGGATGCTATCGGTACTCCATTCTGTATCACTGTAGACCACGAGACTCCAAACGATCATAAGGTAACTCTGCGTTATCGTGATACCATGGAGCAGGAGCGCGTAGCTATCTCAGATCTTCGCAGCATCATCGAGGAGCGCGTAAGCATCACTAGCGTATTGAAGAAGCTTGGCAAGGAAATCAAGAACTTCTAA